In Miscanthus floridulus cultivar M001 chromosome 5, ASM1932011v1, whole genome shotgun sequence, one genomic interval encodes:
- the LOC136455582 gene encoding premnaspirodiene oxygenase-like, with amino-acid sequence MPLILPRMCSESTEVLGFHVPQGTTVFVNVWAIGRDERSWPDADEFKPERFEDGGAVDFAGGADDFRFLPGGAGRRMCPGMAFGLANIEIALASLLCHFDWKLPGRANPCKMDMAESYGITARRKSPLLLEAVPCVPLPPPMDQNLRSRD; translated from the coding sequence ATGCCGCTGATCCTCCCACGGATGTGCTCTGAGTCCACCGAGGTCCTAGGCTTCCACGTGCCTCAGGGCACCACGGTGTTCGTCAACGTGTGGGCGATCGGCAGGGACGAGAGGTCGTGGCCTGACGCCGACGAGTTCAAGCCCGAGAGGTTCGAGGACGGCGGTGCGGTAGATTTCGCCGGCGGCGCCGACGACTTCAGGTTCCTCCCCGGCGGTGCTGGCCGGAGGATGTGCCCGGGCATGGCGTTCGGTCTGGCCAATATCGAGATCGCGCTCGCGAGTCTCCTGTGTCACTTCGACTGGAAGCTGCCTGGCAGAGCAAATCCGTGTAAGATGGACATGGCTGAATCGTATGGAATCACGGCACGCCGGAAGTCTCCTCTCTTGTTGGAAGCTGTTCCATGTGTTCCACTTCCTCCACCCATGGATCAGAATCTTCGGTCTCGTGATTGA